A window of the Mus musculus strain C57BL/6J chromosome 18, GRCm38.p6 C57BL/6J genome harbors these coding sequences:
- the Pcdhgc5 gene encoding protocadherin gamma-C5 precursor has product MRPMASPQVAGKWQVLCMLSLCCCGWVSGQLRYSVVEESEPGTLVGNVAQDLGLKGTDLLSRRLRLGSEENGRYFSLSLVSGALAVSQKIDRESLCGASTSCLLPVQVVTEHPLELTRVEVEILDLNDNSPSFATPDREMRISESAAPGARFPLDSAQDPDVGTNTVSFYTLSPNSHFSLHVKTLKDGKLFPELVLEQQLDRETQARHQLVLTAVDGGTPARSGTSLISVIVLDVNDNAPTFQSSVLRVGLPENTPPGTLLLRLNATDPDEGTNGQLDYSFGDHTSETVKNLFGLDPSSGAIHVLGPVDFEESNFYEIHARARDQGQPAMEGHCVIQVDVGDANDNPPEVLLASLVNPVLESTPVGTVVGLFNVRDRDSGRNGEVSLKTSPNLPFQIKPSENHYSLLTSQPLDREATSHYTIELLASDAGSPPLHTHLTLRLNISDVNDNAPHFTQQLYTAYIPENRPPGSLLCTVAASDPDEGDNARLTYSIVGSQIQGAPASSFVYVNPEDGRIFAQRTFDYELLQMLQIVVGVRDSGSPRLHANTSLHVFVLDQNDNAPAVLHPRPGREFSAPQRLPRSAPPGSLVTKVTAVDADAGHNAWLSYSLLPQSTAPGLFLVSAHTGEVRTARALLEDDSDTQQVVVLVRDNGDPSLSSTATVLLVLEDEDAEEMPKSSDFLTHPPERSDLTLYLIVALAAVSLLSLVTFTFMSAKCLRRHEDGDRGGGHCCRGQDSPSREFYKQSSPNLQVSSDGTLKYMEVTLRPTDSQSHCYRTCFSPASDGSDFTFLRPLSVQQPSALALEPEALRSRSSTLRERSQQAPPNTDWRFSQAQRPGTSGSQNGDETGTWPNNQFDTEMLQAMILASASEAADGSSTLGGGAGTMGLSARYGPQFTLQHVPDYRQNVYIPGSNATLTNAAGKRDGKAPAGGNGNKKKSGKKEKK; this is encoded by the exons ATGAGGCCTATGGCATCACCACAGGTCGCTGGGAAATGGCAAGTGCTGTGTATGTTGTCCTTGTGCTGCTGTGGCTGGGTGTCTGGGCAGCTTCGGTATTCAGTGGTGGAGGAGTCTGAGCCGGGGACTTTGGTGGGGAACGTTGCTCAAGATCTGGGCTTAAAGGGGACAGATCTATTGAGCCGCAGGCTGAGATTGGGCTCTGAGGAGAATGGGCGCTATTTTTCCCTGAGTTTGGTGAGCGGAGCTTTGGCAGTGAGTCAGAAAATTGACCGAGAGAGCCTGTGCGGAGCCAGCActagctgcctgctgcctgtacAGGTGGTAACTGAACACCCACTGGAGCTCACCCGGGTAGAGGTAGAGATCCTGGACCTCAATGACAACTCTCCCAGCTTTGCCACTCCTGATCGAGAGATGCGCATCTCGGAATCAGCTGCACCTGGAGCCAGGTTCCCACTGGATAGTGCCCAAGACCCAGATGTGGGCACCAATACTGTGAGCTTTTATACTCTCAGCCCCAACAGCCACTTCTCTCTGCATGTGAAGACCCTAAAAGATGGAAAGCTCTTCCCAGAGCTAGTGCTAGAGCAACAGCTAGACCGTGAGACCCAGGCAAGACATCAGCTAGTACTCACTGCCGTGGATGGGGGAACCCCAGCCCGCTCAGGGACCAGCCTTATCTCGGTCATTGTGCTGGACGTCAATGATAATGCCCCAACCTTCCAGTCCTCGGTTCTACGTGTGGGACTCCCAGAGAACACACCCCCGGGTACACTGCTGCTCCGTCTCAATGCCACTGATCCAGACGAGGGCACCAATGGCCAACTAGACTACTCTTTTGGAGACCATACATCTGAAACAGTGAAGAATCTCTTTGGCCTGGATCCTAGCAGTGGAGCAATCCATGTGTTGGGTCCAGTAGATTTTGAGGAATCAAATTTCTATGAAATTCATGCAAGAGCTCGAGACCAGGGACAGCCAGCCATGGAGGGCCACTGTGTAATTCAAGTAGATGTAGGGGATGCTAACGACAACCCCCCTGAAGTGCTGCTGGCATCTTTGGTCAACCCTGTGCTAGAGAGCACACCCGTAGGCACGGTTGTGGGGTTGTTTAATGTGCGGGACCGAGACTCAGGTAGAAATGGTGAGGTGAGCCTGAAGACATCTCCAAACCTGCCATTTCAGATCAAGCCTTCTGAGAACCACTACTCACTGCTCACCAGCCAGCCTCTGGACCGAGAGGCCACATCCCATTATACCATCGAGCTGCTGGCCAGTGATGCTGGATCACCCCCCCTACATACCCATCTCACCCTCAGGCTGAACATTTCAGACGTTAATGATAACGCACCCCATTTCACCCAACAGCTCTACACTGCTTATATCCCAGAAAACCGCCCACCAGGCTCTCTCCTCTGTACTGTGGCTGCCTCTGATCCAGACGAGGGGGATAATGCCCGCCTCACCTATTCTATTGTGGGGAGTCAAATCCAGGGAGCCCCAGCCTCCTCCTTTGTGTATGTCAACCCCGAGGATGGACGAATCTTTGCCCAGCGGACCTTTGACTATGAGTTACTGCAGATGCTGCAAATCGTGGTGGGGGTCCGTGATTCCGGCTCTCCCCGACTGCATGCTAACACATCTCTCCATGTGTTTGTCCTCGATCAGAATGATAATGCCCCAGCTGTGCTGCACCCACGACCTGGCAGGGAGTTCTCAGCCCCTCAGCGTCTCCCCCGATCTGCTCCTCCTGGTTCTTTGGTCACCAAGGTGACAGCCGTGGATGCTGACGCTGGTCACAATGCAtggctctcttactctctcttaccACAGTCCACAGCCCCCGGACTGTTCCTTGTATCTGCACACACTGGTGAGGTGCGCACAGCCCGGGCCTTATTGGAGGATGACTCTGATACCCAACAGGTGGTGGTCCTGGTGAGGGATAATGGTGACCCTTCACTATCCTCCACAGCAACAGTACTGCTGGTTCTGGAGGACGAGGATGCAGAGGAAATGCCCAAATCCAGTGACTTCCTCACACACCCTCCTGAGCGGTCAGACCTCACCCTTTACCTTATTGTGGCACTAGCAGCTGTCAGTCTCTTATCCTTAGTTACCTTCACTTTCATGTCAGCTAAGTGTCTGCGGAGGCATGAAGATGGGGACCGGGGTGGGGGCCACTGCTGCAGGGGCCAGGACTCACCCTCCAGGGAGTTCTATAAGCAGTCCAGCCCCAACCTCCAGGTGAGCTCAGATGGCACACTAAAGTACATGGAGGTGACCCTGCGGCCCACGGACTCTCAGAGCCATTGCTACAGGACCTGCTTTTCTCCGGCCTCGGATGGCAGTGACTTCACTTTCCTCAGGCCCCTCAGCGTTCAGCAGCCCTCAGCCTTGGCGCTGGAACCCGAGGCCTTGCGTTCCCGCTCTAGTACGCTGCGGGAGCGGAGCCAG CAAGCCCCGCCCAACACTGACTGGCGTTTCTCTCAAGCCCAGAGACCCGGCACGAGCGG ATCCCAAAATGGTGATGAAACTGGCACCTGGCCCAACAACCAGTTTGATACAGAGATGCTGCAAGCCATGATCTTGGCCTCTGCCAGCG aaGCTGCTGATGGGAGCTCTACCCTGGGAGGGGGCGCTGGCACCATGGGTCTGAGCGCTCGATACGGACCCCAGTTTACCCTGCAGCACGTGCCTGACTACCGCCAGAACGTGTACATCCCTGGCAGCAATGCCACGCTGACCAATGCCGCTGGCAAACGAGATGGCAAGGCTCCAGCAGGTGGTAATGGCAACAAGAAGAAATCgggcaagaaagagaagaagtAA